One genomic window of Candidatus Deferrimicrobiaceae bacterium includes the following:
- the cpaB gene encoding Flp pilus assembly protein CpaB — MQEFLPLVAGTILTLLAILIARQRISAVEKNILGKAAPTEIVVAANPIPAGSTFSLENLAKKSIPVDGTTRRNVPAHDFELLLGARAKVEMSGGEPVLWTDVEEPLDVDRFSLLIPKGRRAITMDADTKASFSGLIRAGDHVDILRETSDGKGSYPFLFDLPVIAVDRHFLPPSTEEEGKEIATLTMSVTTNEAALLSAAAREGKISWLLRNPDDRGRPPMREHARAALSSLVEIWKGGIREEKTPLPSKEGEQK; from the coding sequence GTGCAGGAATTCCTGCCTCTCGTCGCCGGAACGATCCTGACCCTGCTGGCCATTCTCATCGCCAGACAACGGATATCGGCGGTGGAAAAAAACATCCTGGGGAAAGCCGCTCCCACGGAAATCGTCGTGGCGGCCAATCCCATCCCCGCCGGTTCGACATTCTCCCTGGAAAATCTGGCAAAGAAGTCGATCCCGGTGGACGGCACAACCCGCCGGAACGTACCGGCACACGATTTCGAACTCCTCCTCGGCGCCAGAGCGAAAGTGGAAATGTCGGGCGGGGAGCCAGTCCTGTGGACCGACGTCGAGGAACCGCTCGATGTGGATCGATTCTCCCTGTTGATCCCGAAAGGCCGCCGGGCCATCACGATGGACGCGGACACGAAGGCATCGTTTTCCGGTCTCATCCGGGCCGGGGACCATGTCGATATCCTTCGGGAAACAAGCGACGGGAAAGGTTCCTACCCGTTCCTGTTCGATCTCCCCGTGATCGCCGTCGATCGCCATTTCCTTCCCCCTTCCACGGAAGAGGAAGGAAAGGAAATCGCCACCCTCACCATGTCGGTGACCACGAACGAGGCGGCTTTGCTCTCCGCGGCAGCACGGGAAGGAAAGATTTCCTGGCTCCTCCGCAATCCCGACGATCGCGGGAGGCCTCCCATGAGAGAACACGCCCGGGCCGCCCTCTCTTCCCTCGTCGAAATATGGAAAGGGGGGATCCGGGAAGAGAAAACCCCTTTGCCCTCCAAGGAAGGGGAACAAAAATGA
- a CDS encoding TadE family protein, whose product MMEFLVGCPVLLLLVMGSIQLSFLWASQGAVETAAHLAARKFALFARTDFRKAKAAALAEATSICLHRPGGRWGSAHLTSIDFSRQETGTVPQSALAGEAFCLRLTHWVELCVPWVNRILFAIAPVKKAMIQGQYYFLLQSSRWVTVE is encoded by the coding sequence ATGATGGAATTCCTTGTGGGATGTCCGGTCCTCCTGCTCTTGGTGATGGGATCGATTCAGCTTTCCTTCCTGTGGGCGAGCCAGGGAGCGGTGGAGACGGCAGCCCATCTCGCCGCCAGGAAATTCGCGCTCTTTGCCCGAACCGATTTCCGGAAAGCCAAGGCAGCCGCCCTGGCCGAAGCGACGTCGATCTGCCTCCACCGCCCCGGAGGCCGCTGGGGTTCGGCTCATCTCACATCGATCGACTTTTCCCGTCAGGAAACGGGAACCGTTCCGCAATCCGCTCTGGCGGGAGAGGCGTTCTGTCTGCGCCTGACCCATTGGGTCGAACTGTGCGTCCCGTGGGTGAACCGGATCCTGTTCGCCATCGCGCCGGTGAAGAAAGCCATGATCCAGGGGCAATATTATTTCCTTCTCCAATCGTCGCGTTGGGTAACCGTGGAGTGA